The DNA region CAAGATCCTGATCCCGTTGCTCCTGGCGATGGCGGCGGTGCAAGTCGCGGCGCAGCTCTGGCTCTTCATGCACCTCAACATCAGCCGGCGCTGGTACCTGCTCATGTTCGCCGTGGGCATCGGCTTCGGACTCATCTTCGCCTACACCGTGTGGTACCTCACCTGGTGGCAGTGACGAGAAACGCCACTCACGCTCGGATCTGAAACGTGGAACCGGGGCCCCCGGGGCCCCCCCGCGGCGGGGGGGGTTGGGGCGCCCCCCCCCCCCCCCC from Clostridia bacterium includes:
- a CDS encoding cytochrome C oxidase subunit IV family protein gives rise to the protein MGKGNAQEAHGGPQHASPASYVGWTVVMVGLSLIAFFAVGMGWLPSKILIPLLLAMAAVQVAAQLWLFMHLNISRRWYLLMFAVGIGFGLIFAYTVWYLTWWQ